A DNA window from Arachis hypogaea cultivar Tifrunner chromosome 18, arahy.Tifrunner.gnm2.J5K5, whole genome shotgun sequence contains the following coding sequences:
- the LOC140181319 gene encoding uncharacterized protein: MGATPFHRSILEVRLPKHFDKPTDMRYDGTQDPQEHLTAFEARMNLEGVGDEVRCRAFPVTLAGPAIRWFNSLPQGSVARIAKAKHPINLLVVTQRSGEPTRKYLDRFNNECLEIDGLTDSVASLCLTNGLLNEDFRKHLTTKPVWTTQEIQSVAREYINDEEVSQIAEKGILSKPRPLKDQTGGNKSLYCDYHKGYRHKTQDYFDLKDALEQAIRDGKLAEFSHLIREPRRRDRDREGEDKTHATKRRHEPEDNEHGLTIVNVVTARDAPPRSRSAHKKDAKVLSISSSSVRSSKRLPPISFGPVDQWFEEAAENPPMVITARVGTGLIKRILVDTGADSNIMFRNVFDALGL; the protein is encoded by the exons ATGGGCGCAACCCCATTTCACCGTTCTATCCTCGAAGTCCGGCTGCCAAAGCACTTTGACAAGccgacggacatgaggtacgatggaacCCAAGACCCGCAGGAGCACcttacggccttcgaggccaggatgaacctagagGGAGTGGGAGACGAGGTAAGGTGCCGCGCTTTCCCAGTCACTCTCGCGGGACCTGCAATACGGTGGTTTAACAGCCTCCCGCAGGGCTCAGTGGCCAG AATTGCAAAGGCAAAGCACCCGATTAATCTGCTCGTGGTGACGCAGAGGTCCGGCGAACCGACTAGAAAATATCTAGACCGGTTTAACAACGAGTGCTTGGAAATCGACGGGCTGACTGATTCGGTTGCTAGCCTATGCCTAACGAATGGACTCCTAAACGAGGACTTCAGAAAGCACCTTACTACGAAGCCGGTGTGGACAACGCAGGAGATTCAAAGTGTAGCCAGGGAATACATCAACGATgaagaagtcagccag ATAGCAGAGAAGGGAATTTTGTCGAAGCCCCGACCTCTGAAGGACCAGACCGGGGGAAACAAGAGTCTCTATTGTGATTATCACAAAGGCTATAGACACAAGACACAGGATTACTTCGACCTAAAGGACGCGCTGGAACAAGCGATCCGGGATGGGAAACTAGCCGAATTCTCCCATCTCATCAGGGAGCCAAGGAGGCGAGATCGCGACCGCGAGGGAGAGGACAAGACCCATGCCACAAAGCGACGTCACGAGCCGGAGGACAACGAACACGGCCTTACCATAGTGAACGTGGTAACGGCAAGAGACGCACCTCCAAGGTCGAGGTCGGCACACAAGAAAGACGCCAAGGTTCTGTCGATTTCCTCATCCTCTGTGCGAAGCTCCAAGAGGCTCCCACCCATCTCATTCGGTCCAGTGGACCAATGGTTTGAGGAGGCCGCGGAAAACCCTCCCATGGTTATCacggccagagtgggaaccggcCTCATCAAGCGAATCCTCGTGGACACTGGGGCTGACTCGAATATCATGTTTCGCAACGTGTTCGATGCCCTGGGCCTATGA